One stretch of Aquimarina sp. Aq107 DNA includes these proteins:
- a CDS encoding choice-of-anchor B family protein, translating to MDTLIKDGLQRINGFFLLGDELDEQRVGFNTRTVVFDFEDLDNPKFHMNYLGSTPAIDHNGYVKGNKFYLANYRAGIRIIDIADIASMSMTEIAYIDTFPSNDSAGFSGAWNVYPYFESGNIVISDINSGFILVKESTP from the coding sequence TTGGATACACTCATCAAGGATGGTTTACAGAGAATCAACGGTTTTTTTTTATTAGGCGATGAGCTTGATGAGCAAAGAGTAGGTTTTAATACTAGAACAGTTGTATTCGATTTTGAAGATTTGGATAATCCAAAATTTCATATGAATTATTTGGGATCAACTCCAGCTATTGATCATAATGGATATGTAAAAGGAAATAAGTTTTATTTAGCTAATTATAGAGCGGGTATTAGAATAATTGATATTGCAGATATTGCATCTATGTCGATGACCGAAATAGCATATATAGATACCTTTCCATCAAACGATAGTGCTGGATTTAGTGGTGCTTGGAATGTATATCCATATTTCGAAAGTGGAAATATTGTAATTAGCGACATCAACTCTGGATTTATATTAGTAAAAGAAAGTACTCCATAA
- a CDS encoding choice-of-anchor B family protein — MKKYLSTLAFISILLSFVSCSNDDDNTNIPITACSTESDGGIYQSCGIDFVSSISLSEMGATGGNDSWGWTDPSNGKEYVIMCLNNGTAFIDISTPESPIYLGKLPTATENSSWRDAKVYQNHAFIVSEAAGHGMQVFDLTSLRNVTNPPQTFTANTTYTGFGNAHNIVINEDTGYAYGVGTSTFGGGPHFVNIQDPTNPVAAGGFISDGGDAYSHDAQVVTYNGPDTDYTGREILIGSNQIEIVIADITDKNDPKTISTINYENIGYTHQGWFTENQRFFFIRR; from the coding sequence ATGAAAAAATATCTTAGTACTCTCGCTTTTATTTCAATCCTTTTATCTTTTGTAAGCTGTAGTAATGATGATGACAATACAAATATTCCAATTACCGCTTGCTCAACTGAAAGTGATGGAGGAATTTACCAAAGTTGTGGTATTGATTTCGTTTCTTCAATATCACTTTCGGAAATGGGAGCAACTGGAGGAAATGATAGTTGGGGTTGGACAGATCCTAGCAATGGAAAAGAATATGTCATTATGTGCCTAAATAACGGTACTGCTTTTATTGATATTTCTACTCCTGAATCCCCTATTTATTTAGGAAAACTACCTACAGCAACAGAAAATAGTTCTTGGCGTGATGCGAAAGTATATCAAAACCATGCTTTTATAGTGAGTGAAGCTGCTGGACATGGAATGCAAGTTTTTGATTTGACTAGTTTAAGAAATGTAACTAATCCACCACAAACATTTACTGCTAATACAACATATACTGGTTTTGGCAACGCACATAATATTGTAATCAATGAAGACACCGGTTACGCATATGGGGTAGGAACATCTACTTTTGGCGGAGGACCTCATTTTGTAAATATTCAAGATCCTACAAACCCTGTAGCGGCAGGAGGTTTTATTTCTGATGGAGGAGATGCTTACAGCCATGATGCACAAGTTGTAACTTATAATGGCCCCGATACCGACTATACTGGTCGCGAAATTCTAATTGGTAGTAATCAGATAGAAATAGTAATTGCTGACATTACTGACAAAAATGATCCTAAAACTATTTCTACTATAAATTATGAAAATATTGGATACACTCATCAAGGATGGTTTACAGAGAATCAACGGTTTTTTTTTATTAGGCGATGA